One genomic region from Mycoplasmopsis meleagridis encodes:
- a CDS encoding ABC transporter permease, with amino-acid sequence MIGFAATWNWIILLFCILSIGAISGMFTERCGIVNIGINGMMIFGALGYLLFSHNLVSFTNKADPITAQWLVIPGTLIGMAFGALTSLLFGFASIKLKSSQTISGFAFNLLAQGIALLCLSLFGNAKQLNNTIPNLQYAIVDVNKILTVPIVPFNLILTVAIIVIGYILLYRTNWGLRFRSIGENPHASDVAGINVTRYQWHAILISGALAGIAGAFYGQATNNRLVNFNDGDVAGLGYLALSIMIMGQWNILLIAVSTLIFSFFLGFAYAAPQIHDKLKEISNLFQIVPYLLTFLVVIFTSKQSKAPAAEGIPYVKSGR; translated from the coding sequence ATGATAGGTTTTGCAGCTACTTGAAATTGAATTATTTTACTCTTCTGTATTCTTTCTATAGGCGCTATATCAGGTATGTTTACCGAAAGATGTGGTATTGTTAATATTGGAATTAATGGAATGATGATTTTTGGTGCTTTAGGATATTTATTATTTTCACATAATCTAGTTTCTTTTACTAATAAAGCTGATCCAATAACTGCGCAATGGTTAGTTATTCCTGGCACATTAATAGGTATGGCTTTTGGAGCATTAACTTCTTTACTTTTTGGGTTTGCATCAATTAAACTTAAAAGTTCACAAACAATTTCAGGATTTGCTTTTAATCTATTAGCTCAAGGAATTGCTTTACTATGTTTATCACTTTTTGGAAATGCAAAACAATTAAATAACACTATTCCTAATTTACAATATGCTATTGTTGATGTAAATAAAATATTAACAGTACCTATTGTTCCGTTCAATTTAATTTTAACTGTGGCTATTATTGTTATTGGCTACATTCTACTTTATAGAACCAACTGAGGGCTAAGATTTAGAAGTATTGGTGAAAATCCTCACGCTTCTGATGTAGCGGGAATTAACGTTACTAGATATCAATGACATGCAATTCTTATTTCTGGCGCATTAGCAGGAATAGCAGGTGCATTTTATGGACAAGCAACGAATAATCGTTTAGTTAATTTTAACGATGGTGATGTTGCAGGATTAGGATATTTAGCTTTATCAATCATGATTATGGGACAATGAAATATTTTATTAATTGCTGTTTCAACTTTAATTTTTTCATTCTTCCTAGGTTTTGCCTATGCAGCTCCTCAAATTCATGACAAGCTTAAGGAAATTTCTAATTTATTCCAAATAGTACCTTACTTACTAACATTCCTTGTTGTTATATTTACATCTAAACAATCCAAAGCTCCTGCGGCGGAAGGAATTCCTTACGTTAAGAGCGGAAGATAG